One segment of Massilia sp. Se16.2.3 DNA contains the following:
- a CDS encoding heavy metal translocating P-type ATPase, whose translation MPSPNQPTDAKPFTDPVCGMKVGPNPEREITFGGEIYHFCSPKCMEKFRAAPESYLAAAKPVDVRSTDAPAGTIYTCPMHPEIRQPEPGNCPICGMALEPELPSLDDEENPELVDFRRRFWWTLPLTVVVFALAMFGHVLFPAGLPGQNWIELALSTPVVIWAGWPFFVRWFQSLVRRSPNMWTLIGSGVMAAYGYSVVATLAPNAFPVTFASHGRIGVYFEAAAVIVSLTLLGQILELRARSQTSAAIKSLLGLAPKTARRIASDGREEDVPLTHVHVGDSLRVRPGEKVPVDGLVAEGESAVDESMLTGEPVPVTKRPGDRLIGATINTSGSLVMTAEKVGSETMLSQIVQMVSQAQRSRAPMQRLADSVAGYFVVVVAAIALLTLVVWGLFGPEPSWVFGFVNAVAVLIIACPCALGLATPMSIMAATGRAATQGVLFRDAAAIEDLRKVNTIIVDKTGTLTEGKPAFNTVVAAPGYDDEYVLELAASLDQGSEHPLAHAIVAEAKSRGILLSKPESFESASGIGVTGTVDGKRVALGNTALMESMDVDWHALTGPAESLRAEGASVMYLAEGGVLVGLLAVSDPIKATTVEALTNLRNDGITVVMATGDGITTARSVASKLGIDEFYGEVKPQDKLALVDKLQKEGRIVAMAGDGINDAPALAKSNVGIAMGTGTDVAINSAHITLVKGDLRGIAVARSISVQTVRNMWQNLGFAFVYNALGIPLAAGVLYPFTGQLLSPMVAALAMSLSSVSVITNALRLRGHAAPSTRAMSSHPG comes from the coding sequence ATGCCTTCTCCTAACCAGCCGACAGACGCGAAACCGTTCACTGACCCAGTATGCGGGATGAAGGTCGGACCAAACCCTGAGCGAGAAATTACGTTTGGGGGCGAGATTTATCATTTCTGCAGTCCAAAGTGCATGGAGAAGTTCAGGGCCGCGCCGGAGAGTTATTTGGCTGCCGCGAAACCGGTAGACGTCCGTTCAACGGACGCTCCTGCAGGGACGATTTATACGTGCCCGATGCATCCCGAGATTCGGCAGCCCGAGCCAGGCAACTGCCCAATATGCGGCATGGCGTTAGAGCCTGAACTTCCTTCCTTGGACGACGAAGAAAATCCGGAACTGGTGGACTTCCGTCGGCGCTTCTGGTGGACGCTACCTCTGACAGTAGTTGTATTTGCGCTGGCAATGTTCGGCCATGTACTTTTCCCGGCAGGCTTGCCTGGGCAGAACTGGATTGAGTTAGCGCTGAGCACACCGGTCGTTATCTGGGCTGGCTGGCCATTCTTCGTGCGATGGTTCCAGTCCCTGGTGCGCAGGAGCCCGAATATGTGGACGCTCATTGGCTCAGGGGTCATGGCTGCGTATGGCTACAGCGTCGTGGCCACCTTAGCGCCAAACGCTTTTCCGGTCACTTTCGCGAGCCATGGCCGCATCGGTGTCTACTTCGAGGCGGCGGCAGTAATTGTTTCGCTGACTCTGCTCGGTCAAATCCTCGAACTCCGTGCGCGCTCCCAAACGTCTGCTGCTATCAAATCGTTGCTGGGTCTGGCTCCCAAGACGGCGCGCCGCATCGCTTCAGACGGTAGGGAAGAAGATGTTCCACTGACCCATGTACACGTGGGAGATTCCCTCAGAGTTCGTCCAGGCGAAAAGGTCCCGGTAGACGGACTGGTGGCGGAAGGGGAAAGCGCCGTTGATGAGTCGATGCTCACTGGCGAACCCGTGCCCGTAACAAAACGACCTGGTGACCGACTAATAGGCGCAACGATTAACACAAGCGGAAGCCTCGTCATGACCGCAGAGAAGGTTGGGTCAGAAACAATGCTCTCTCAGATTGTTCAGATGGTCTCGCAGGCACAGCGTTCGCGCGCGCCAATGCAGCGCCTCGCTGACTCCGTGGCTGGGTACTTCGTGGTCGTTGTCGCGGCAATTGCGCTTCTGACCCTTGTGGTCTGGGGACTGTTCGGCCCGGAACCAAGCTGGGTCTTTGGGTTCGTTAACGCGGTGGCAGTGCTTATCATTGCATGTCCCTGTGCGCTCGGCTTGGCCACGCCTATGTCCATCATGGCGGCAACCGGCCGCGCGGCAACGCAGGGTGTGTTATTCCGCGACGCTGCAGCTATTGAAGACCTTCGAAAGGTGAATACCATCATCGTCGACAAGACGGGCACGCTAACGGAAGGAAAGCCGGCGTTCAACACCGTTGTCGCGGCGCCAGGGTACGACGACGAGTACGTCCTTGAGCTCGCCGCCAGCCTTGACCAGGGCAGCGAGCACCCGCTGGCTCACGCAATCGTAGCTGAGGCAAAGAGCAGAGGGATTTTGCTATCAAAGCCTGAAAGCTTCGAGTCTGCCAGCGGTATTGGGGTGACGGGTACCGTCGACGGAAAGCGGGTTGCACTCGGAAATACCGCGCTGATGGAGTCTATGGATGTCGACTGGCACGCCCTCACGGGACCTGCTGAGAGCTTGAGAGCCGAGGGTGCCAGCGTAATGTACCTTGCCGAGGGGGGCGTGCTAGTAGGCCTCCTGGCAGTATCTGACCCTATCAAAGCCACGACAGTAGAGGCGCTGACGAACCTCCGTAACGATGGGATAACTGTTGTGATGGCTACCGGGGATGGAATCACGACGGCGCGCTCTGTTGCCTCAAAACTTGGAATAGACGAGTTCTACGGCGAAGTGAAGCCCCAGGACAAGCTCGCATTGGTCGACAAGCTGCAAAAAGAAGGGCGCATCGTTGCAATGGCCGGCGACGGTATCAATGACGCGCCGGCGCTCGCTAAATCAAATGTTGGCATCGCCATGGGTACCGGGACGGACGTGGCCATCAATAGTGCCCACATCACCCTCGTGAAGGGGGACTTACGCGGCATTGCGGTCGCTCGCTCCATCTCTGTACAGACGGTACGGAATATGTGGCAAAACCTCGGCTTTGCCTTCGTCTACAACGCGCTCGGGATTCCATTGGCTGCAGGAGTGCTGTATCCCTTCACCGGACAGCTGTTGTCACCCATGGTTGCCGCGCTCGCCATGAGCCTCAGCTCGGTCTCTGTAATTACTAACGCGTTACGCCTTCGCGGGCATGCGGCGCCGAGCACCCGAGCCATGAGCTCGCACCCAGGATAG
- a CDS encoding four-helix bundle copper-binding protein, with protein MEMNSFQSCIDACNACANACDNCAAMCLKEEHVAAMAKCIALDMDCAQACRFAAALMARGSAHAAAACRMCAEICEACADECGQHQMDHCQKCAEACRQCAAECQRMAA; from the coding sequence ATGGAAATGAATTCTTTTCAAAGCTGTATCGATGCATGCAACGCATGCGCCAACGCATGTGACAACTGCGCAGCAATGTGTTTAAAGGAAGAGCACGTCGCCGCGATGGCAAAGTGCATCGCTTTGGACATGGACTGCGCCCAAGCCTGCCGCTTCGCTGCAGCATTGATGGCGCGTGGGAGCGCACACGCGGCGGCAGCTTGCCGCATGTGCGCAGAAATCTGCGAAGCCTGCGCCGATGAGTGTGGACAGCATCAAATGGACCATTGCCAAAAGTGTGCCGAAGCCTGCCGACAGTGCGCGGCTGAGTGCCAGCGAATGGCAGCTTAA
- a CDS encoding DUF305 domain-containing protein: MNSKLSANTGRAGRAYRSGWSQAAVAVTAAGALLLSSAASAEGPGDGRTARFEKNYLTFIIDHHYSALRMTELAAGSDRVRDPAIINPDEGTTPTPGYAESIPKASAEEIRSMSRQANRGQREEIAKAQRMLREWYGVSYVPKLAPSGMQMIQMLERTPAGRQFDEQFLKVFSSHHFAALSPSLECQVKSDLSHDGLRRYCDNIVTMQKNSINDMREMLCKQFRDCDFVPVANVRRLD; encoded by the coding sequence ATGAATTCCAAACTCTCCGCAAATACCGGAAGGGCAGGTCGCGCCTATCGCTCAGGCTGGAGTCAGGCGGCTGTTGCTGTCACGGCTGCCGGCGCTCTTCTTCTCTCGTCCGCGGCGTCCGCTGAAGGCCCAGGCGATGGAAGAACGGCACGATTTGAGAAGAACTATTTGACCTTCATCATTGACCACCATTACTCGGCCCTACGTATGACGGAACTTGCGGCAGGTAGTGACCGGGTCCGGGACCCGGCCATCATTAACCCTGATGAAGGTACGACACCTACGCCAGGCTACGCAGAAAGCATCCCTAAGGCATCCGCCGAAGAAATTCGTTCGATGTCGCGCCAAGCCAACCGCGGTCAGCGTGAGGAAATTGCAAAGGCCCAGCGAATGCTGCGTGAGTGGTACGGCGTCTCGTACGTGCCTAAGCTCGCCCCCTCCGGGATGCAGATGATTCAAATGCTTGAGCGTACCCCTGCTGGACGCCAGTTTGATGAACAATTTCTCAAGGTGTTTAGCAGCCACCACTTTGCTGCGCTAAGCCCTAGCCTCGAATGCCAAGTCAAAAGCGACCTGTCTCACGATGGTCTTCGCCGGTACTGCGACAACATCGTAACGATGCAGAAGAACTCAATTAACGACATGAGGGAAATGCTGTGCAAGCAGTTCCGTGACTGTGACTTCGTCCCGGTTGCAAACGTACGCAGACTTGATTAA
- a CDS encoding copper resistance D family protein → MLWASAAVMGGVGLQEAKDVVWQMLTMTSIGRAGYISFFAITLVLVIRALRSTAVWREWTVLAGLGLFAFVRASMGHAGENGYWTLPFAAEVVHLTAMGAWTGLVAVSAWKAMDNGAGQPDLNRKAHYLESMSAAAVVAVVAVFATGLFNAWNRVGTVDNLFASSLYTTALLVKLCFVSVALVLGGYNKVFGLARARHSTPGLQSVRLVLIVESVVLLAALIAAAVLTSQQPPAAM, encoded by the coding sequence ATGTTGTGGGCATCCGCCGCCGTAATGGGCGGTGTTGGCTTACAAGAAGCCAAGGACGTAGTCTGGCAGATGTTGACCATGACAAGCATTGGGCGGGCCGGCTATATCTCATTTTTCGCGATTACCCTAGTACTGGTCATTCGAGCACTTCGTTCGACTGCAGTGTGGCGTGAGTGGACAGTGCTGGCAGGTCTAGGCCTCTTCGCGTTTGTACGCGCGTCAATGGGGCATGCCGGCGAAAACGGTTACTGGACTCTGCCTTTCGCAGCGGAGGTAGTCCATCTGACTGCGATGGGCGCATGGACGGGCTTAGTAGCTGTCTCAGCGTGGAAAGCGATGGACAACGGCGCAGGGCAACCTGACTTGAACCGAAAAGCTCACTATCTGGAATCGATGTCTGCAGCAGCTGTGGTCGCAGTCGTAGCAGTATTCGCAACGGGCTTGTTCAATGCATGGAACAGGGTTGGAACCGTAGACAACCTGTTTGCCAGTAGTCTCTACACGACGGCACTCTTAGTGAAGCTTTGCTTTGTAAGCGTGGCACTTGTCCTCGGTGGATATAACAAGGTGTTTGGACTTGCACGTGCACGGCACTCTACGCCGGGGCTGCAGTCTGTAAGACTTGTTTTGATTGTTGAGAGCGTTGTTCTACTAGCCGCATTAATTGCGGCCGCTGTCCTGACCTCACAGCAGCCACCAGCGGCCATGTGA
- the copC gene encoding copper homeostasis periplasmic binding protein CopC, which produces MKTVQKIVTACVFAVATLAAPLAMAHAKLTASNPTPGAVLETAPAEISLTFNEKVEQAFSTVTLTYTDGKVVETDKAKVDTANPAIVRLQTKGLSTGTYTVKWAVAGHDGHRRTGTFSFSVK; this is translated from the coding sequence ATGAAAACCGTTCAAAAAATCGTAACCGCATGTGTCTTTGCGGTAGCTACCCTCGCAGCCCCGCTCGCGATGGCGCACGCAAAGCTTACAGCTTCGAACCCGACGCCAGGAGCTGTACTGGAAACGGCGCCGGCCGAAATTTCTCTGACCTTCAACGAGAAAGTTGAGCAAGCGTTTAGCACCGTGACGTTGACTTATACCGACGGCAAGGTCGTTGAGACCGATAAGGCGAAGGTCGATACCGCCAACCCAGCAATTGTGCGTCTCCAAACCAAAGGTCTGTCTACTGGCACTTATACCGTTAAATGGGCCGTCGCTGGTCACGACGGTCACCGCCGCACGGGCACGTTCTCATTCTCGGTGAAATAA
- a CDS encoding DUF4440 domain-containing protein, protein MRQTLFAIALSAASLQAFAATPLETVSAFHDALSAGKADAATVFLSSTIQIFESGYVERSRDEYAGHHLPSDMAFAKATSQTVIRQNERIEGNIAIVTRETETKGKFKGTNVHSFGTETAVLEKQGDKWLITHVHWSSRKAK, encoded by the coding sequence ATGCGCCAAACACTTTTTGCCATCGCGCTCTCTGCCGCGTCCCTCCAGGCATTCGCTGCGACTCCACTCGAAACCGTCTCTGCGTTTCATGACGCGCTGTCAGCGGGGAAGGCTGATGCGGCTACCGTCTTCCTCTCCTCGACTATCCAGATTTTCGAGTCGGGTTACGTTGAGCGTTCACGCGACGAATATGCTGGCCACCATCTGCCAAGTGACATGGCCTTTGCCAAAGCGACGAGCCAGACGGTCATTCGCCAGAACGAGCGAATTGAGGGGAATATCGCCATCGTCACACGCGAAACGGAGACAAAGGGCAAGTTCAAAGGAACGAACGTTCACTCGTTTGGGACAGAGACTGCCGTACTGGAAAAGCAAGGTGACAAGTGGCTCATAACGCATGTTCACTGGTCTTCCCGTAAAGCTAAGTAA
- a CDS encoding DUF305 domain-containing protein yields MKISKIALASFMFIAMSASAMPQHQSGSHGGAGHEMANMHSMHKSSPNAAKAPYEQQFLDTMAMHHQMAMHMASLVDSRTDSQHLKDMAKKMMAEQEKEIAQLKGWKEQWYAGKPEAMNMKMPGMPESMKGMSSEKLTSAKGEQFDRQFVDMMTQHHKGAIKMAQTAAPKLQHAEVKEFANKLVEMQKKEVAHMAEMKKSWAAPKK; encoded by the coding sequence ATGAAAATCTCGAAAATCGCACTCGCATCGTTCATGTTCATCGCTATGTCAGCAAGTGCTATGCCACAGCATCAAAGCGGCTCGCACGGCGGCGCCGGACACGAGATGGCGAATATGCACTCGATGCACAAGAGCTCACCGAACGCCGCAAAAGCGCCCTACGAACAGCAGTTTTTGGACACGATGGCAATGCATCATCAGATGGCGATGCATATGGCCAGCTTGGTAGACAGTCGTACTGACAGCCAGCATCTCAAAGACATGGCTAAGAAGATGATGGCCGAGCAGGAAAAAGAGATTGCCCAGCTCAAGGGATGGAAAGAGCAGTGGTATGCCGGCAAGCCGGAGGCGATGAACATGAAGATGCCAGGGATGCCGGAGTCGATGAAAGGGATGTCAAGCGAAAAGCTGACTTCCGCCAAGGGTGAACAGTTCGACCGGCAGTTCGTGGACATGATGACCCAGCACCACAAGGGCGCCATCAAAATGGCCCAAACTGCAGCGCCAAAACTCCAGCATGCCGAAGTTAAGGAGTTTGCGAACAAGCTCGTCGAAATGCAGAAGAAGGAAGTAGCGCACATGGCTGAGATGAAAAAATCTTGGGCAGCGCCGAAGAAGTAA
- a CDS encoding copper-binding protein — protein sequence MKIAKIVTHFAAATFALTAVNGAMAQSHDHGNHAPTAIAGQETTMSDGEVKKVDKDTGRLTIKHGPLENLGMPGMTMVFGVKDASALDALKAGDKIKFVAEKLEGRYVVTQLAVQK from the coding sequence ATGAAAATCGCAAAAATCGTCACCCACTTCGCCGCGGCTACGTTTGCGCTTACCGCCGTCAATGGCGCCATGGCCCAATCGCATGACCACGGAAATCACGCACCTACTGCCATCGCCGGCCAGGAGACGACCATGTCCGACGGCGAAGTCAAGAAAGTAGACAAAGACACCGGCCGCCTCACCATCAAACATGGTCCACTCGAAAATCTGGGCATGCCTGGGATGACGATGGTGTTTGGGGTAAAGGATGCGTCGGCGCTTGATGCCCTTAAAGCGGGCGACAAAATCAAGTTTGTCGCCGAAAAGCTCGAGGGACGATACGTCGTCACGCAGCTCGCAGTTCAGAAGTAA
- a CDS encoding multicopper oxidase family protein, translated as MVSRRDLFTGAAALVGAGVVSRVGAASLPEAVIMQSAATQVPPPPPNGRPYNPVVTLNGWSLPWRMNNGVKEFHLVAEPVVREFAPGMKANLWGYNGASPGPTIEVVEGDRVRIFVTNRLPEHTSIHWHGQPLPNGMDGVTGLTQKGIQPGKTMVYEFEAKRPGTFMYHPHADEMVQMAMGMMGFWVTHPKNPNFMKVDRDYVFLLGSYDIEPGSFVPKTSTMLDFNLFTFNSRVFPGIDTMVARQGERVRIRFGNLTMTNHPIHLHGHEFEVTGTDGGWTRPESRWPEVTVDVGVGQMRAIEFVANNPGDWAFHCHKSHHTMNAMGHDVPTMIGVSQRDAAKKISSIIPDYMAMGSTGGSMGEMEMPLPENTLPMMGGQGPFGGVEMGGMFTVMKVRKDQKRGDYSDPGWYKHPAGTLAYEWNGAPPEAVRSTSAGGQSMPGPKPAQNVEFNVRKPSGHSGH; from the coding sequence ATGGTTTCACGTAGAGATTTGTTCACCGGTGCCGCGGCACTGGTCGGGGCCGGGGTGGTTAGCCGAGTCGGCGCAGCATCCCTCCCAGAAGCAGTAATCATGCAGAGCGCTGCGACGCAGGTTCCACCACCGCCACCGAACGGCCGTCCTTACAACCCGGTTGTGACTCTTAACGGGTGGTCGCTCCCATGGCGCATGAACAACGGAGTTAAGGAGTTCCACCTGGTTGCTGAGCCGGTTGTGCGTGAGTTTGCGCCTGGCATGAAGGCAAACCTGTGGGGGTATAACGGCGCGTCACCGGGGCCGACCATCGAAGTGGTCGAAGGTGACCGTGTTCGTATTTTCGTGACCAACCGTCTGCCGGAGCACACCAGCATCCACTGGCATGGCCAACCACTTCCAAATGGTATGGACGGTGTTACCGGTTTGACGCAAAAAGGCATCCAGCCTGGTAAGACGATGGTGTACGAGTTCGAGGCCAAGCGGCCCGGTACGTTCATGTACCACCCGCATGCCGATGAAATGGTGCAGATGGCCATGGGGATGATGGGATTCTGGGTAACCCACCCGAAGAATCCTAACTTCATGAAGGTCGACCGCGATTACGTATTCCTGCTCGGAAGCTACGACATTGAGCCAGGAAGCTTCGTGCCAAAGACCTCGACCATGCTGGACTTTAATCTGTTCACATTTAACAGTCGCGTCTTCCCAGGTATCGACACGATGGTCGCGCGCCAGGGTGAGCGTGTGCGTATTCGCTTCGGCAATTTGACGATGACCAATCACCCGATTCACCTGCACGGGCACGAATTCGAAGTGACTGGCACGGACGGTGGTTGGACCCGGCCGGAATCGCGTTGGCCAGAAGTGACCGTTGACGTTGGCGTGGGCCAGATGCGTGCCATCGAGTTTGTCGCGAATAACCCAGGTGACTGGGCATTCCACTGCCATAAGTCCCATCACACCATGAACGCAATGGGCCACGACGTTCCGACCATGATTGGCGTCTCCCAACGCGACGCTGCGAAGAAGATTAGTTCAATTATTCCGGATTACATGGCGATGGGCTCTACGGGCGGCTCGATGGGTGAGATGGAGATGCCGCTGCCGGAAAACACTCTTCCGATGATGGGTGGCCAAGGCCCCTTCGGTGGAGTTGAAATGGGGGGTATGTTCACCGTGATGAAGGTCCGTAAAGACCAGAAGCGCGGCGACTACAGCGACCCTGGTTGGTACAAGCACCCAGCTGGCACGCTCGCTTACGAATGGAACGGTGCGCCACCTGAAGCAGTTAGAAGTACATCGGCCGGCGGGCAATCCATGCCTGGGCCGAAGCCAGCGCAGAACGTAGAGTTTAACGTCCGCAAGCCGTCAGGCCACTCCGGGCACTGA
- a CDS encoding TolC family protein — protein sequence MKPIVFTPLLKTSSLLLAVSVLAGCSTLSNDGGASDVSKLTQPRIGFGVTGERTDSDAQASSAQVSKLLAAPLTPDSAVQIALLNNRGLQASLAELGVSEADFVQAGRMRNPGFSFSRMRGGDEVEIERSVMFDLIGLLTIPLRSTIEQGRFEQAKITAASEAVRLAGETRRAYFSAVAAAQTEKFMSQVVTSAEAGAQLAQEQAKVGNWSKLDRAREQAFYAEATTQYARARHAATATREQLARLLGLWGSNVNYKIPDRLPDLPQKPNEPGALEALAMEQRLDIQIAKRDVDATARSLGLTNATGFINVLDAGYANKSTTGAPRENGYEISLELPIFDWGGARRARAKATYMLSVNRTADAAVRARSEVREAYSAYRTTYDVAKHYRDQVVPLRKQISEEVLLRYNGMLASVFELLADSRDQITSVNGAIEAQRDFWIAETELQAAINGSGGAVSQPTVAASSSAPAAEH from the coding sequence ATGAAGCCTATCGTATTCACACCATTACTCAAGACTTCCAGTCTCTTGCTGGCCGTATCGGTTTTAGCCGGATGTTCGACGTTGTCCAATGACGGCGGGGCGAGCGACGTCTCGAAGTTGACGCAGCCCCGTATCGGCTTTGGAGTGACCGGCGAAAGAACCGACAGCGACGCGCAGGCTAGCTCTGCCCAAGTCTCCAAGCTCCTGGCAGCGCCGTTGACGCCTGATTCTGCGGTGCAGATTGCATTGCTCAACAACCGCGGCCTTCAAGCTTCGCTCGCTGAGCTCGGTGTATCCGAAGCCGACTTTGTCCAAGCCGGCCGTATGCGTAACCCGGGCTTTTCATTCAGCCGGATGCGTGGCGGCGATGAAGTCGAAATCGAACGTAGCGTGATGTTTGACCTTATTGGTCTGCTGACTATTCCACTGCGAAGCACTATTGAGCAGGGCCGATTCGAGCAAGCCAAGATAACGGCTGCATCAGAAGCAGTTCGTCTGGCTGGCGAAACACGTCGTGCGTACTTCAGCGCTGTTGCAGCTGCTCAGACAGAGAAATTTATGAGCCAGGTAGTGACTTCTGCCGAGGCTGGAGCCCAGCTCGCACAGGAGCAAGCCAAGGTTGGCAACTGGAGCAAACTGGACAGGGCACGTGAGCAGGCTTTCTACGCGGAGGCGACGACGCAGTATGCCCGCGCCCGGCACGCTGCTACGGCAACGCGAGAGCAACTTGCCCGCTTACTAGGCCTCTGGGGTTCGAACGTCAACTATAAGATTCCCGACCGTCTGCCAGACCTCCCCCAAAAGCCGAATGAGCCGGGGGCGCTCGAGGCTCTTGCGATGGAGCAGCGACTCGACATCCAGATTGCGAAGCGGGACGTTGATGCTACCGCTCGGTCACTGGGCCTGACGAACGCTACAGGCTTTATCAATGTTCTGGACGCTGGATACGCCAACAAAAGCACTACCGGCGCGCCTCGTGAGAACGGCTACGAAATATCGCTTGAGCTACCTATCTTCGACTGGGGTGGGGCTCGACGTGCTCGTGCGAAGGCAACGTACATGCTCTCGGTCAATCGCACCGCCGACGCTGCTGTTCGCGCGCGCTCGGAAGTGCGAGAAGCGTACTCGGCGTACCGCACGACCTATGACGTCGCCAAGCACTATCGCGACCAGGTGGTCCCGCTAAGAAAGCAGATTTCGGAAGAGGTCCTCCTTCGGTACAACGGGATGCTTGCCAGTGTTTTCGAATTGCTGGCTGACTCGCGCGACCAAATCACGAGCGTCAACGGCGCCATTGAAGCGCAACGAGATTTCTGGATTGCAGAGACCGAGCTGCAAGCGGCCATAAACGGCAGCGGAGGGGCCGTTTCACAGCCAACCGTTGCAGCGTCGAGTTCCGCGCCAGCGGCTGAACATTAA